A genomic segment from Garra rufa chromosome 5, GarRuf1.0, whole genome shotgun sequence encodes:
- the LOC141335340 gene encoding uncharacterized protein — MDTARAARAHIIWTSIALLIILIASCVTYFFISKVPGCQRIGIVNVSAIENMFRQQVSSEHYLLIAQNQRDDRLIWEDEWRGYGNESKGILDPTNMWMVFREKGVYLVYIQANFLLKPESSSTVELKILVDLRYNGEQHVFSAAHDTQVVNYNSPQDAKLNTFLLMKMESLSQLSVRVYPSHLVNYQPRPFSTFITIIKWADNW; from the exons ATGGATACAGCGCGGGCAGCTAGGGCACATATCATCTGGACATCGATAGCTTTGCTCATTATTTTAATCGCATCGTGCGTGACATATTTCTTCATATCGAAG GTGCCTGGATGCCAAAGAATTGGCATCGTGAATG TCTCTGCAATAGAAAATATGTTCAGACAGCAAGTCTCTTCAGAGCACTATCTTCTAATAG CTCAGAATCAAAGGGATGACCGTTTGATCTGGGAGGATGAATGGCGGGGATACGGGAATGAGAGTAAAGGCATTCTGGACCCCACCAACATGTGGATGGTCTTTCGAGAGAAAGGTGTCTATCTGGTCTACATACAAGCTAACTTCCTCCTGAAGCCAGAGAGCAGCTCTACTGTAGAACTCAAAATCTTAGTGGACCTCCGTTATAATGGGGAGCAGCATGTGTTTTCAGCCGCACATGACACTCAGGTGGTGAACTACAACTCACCTCAAGACGCCAAGCTCAACACTTTCCTTCTGATGAAGATGGAGTCATTAAGCCAGTTATCAGTGAGAGTATATCCAAGTCATTTGGTGAACTACCAACCACGACCATTCTCCACCTTCATCACTATCATAAAATGGGCAGACAACTGGTAG